The proteins below come from a single Vanacampus margaritifer isolate UIUO_Vmar chromosome 10, RoL_Vmar_1.0, whole genome shotgun sequence genomic window:
- the setd7 gene encoding histone-lysine N-methyltransferase SETD7, with translation MDSEDETVEEVVEGPLDEDEQPHGQCTVTYSSSDRFEGHFKHGEKSGKGKFFFFDGSTLEGFYADDVLQGQAVYSYEDGGIMHGTYVDGELNGPAQEFDKEGRLVFNGQYKDNIRCGECWAYYPDGGCVFGQVNEEGELTGESLAYVYPDGRTALYGSFVEGELIQARLATLMVTQNGRPSFEVTPNGAVYTYDKSTSTCIATHALLPDPYESQRVFVADSLIKGAGQGLFAKTDAEGDTVVAFYNGIRITHSEVDNRDWALNCNTISLDADTVIDVPQPFDQTQRYCATLGHKANHSFIPNCKYDMFVHPRFGSIKCIRTIKAVQKDEELTVAYGYEHEATQKNGPEAPDWYKQELHVFQRGQAASTAF, from the exons ATGGACAGCGAGGATGAGACAGTAGAGGAAGTCGTGGAAG GTCCGTTGGATGAAGATGAACAACCTCATGGACAGTGCACAGTGACCTACTCTTCCAGCGATCGCTTTGAAGGACACTTTAAACACGGAGAGAAAAGTGGGAAGGGCAAATTCTTTTTCTTCGATGGAAG CACCTTGGAAGGCTTCTACGCGGATGACGTTCTTCAGGGGCAGGCGGTGTATTCGTATGAAGACGGAGGCATCATGCATGGCACTTATGTGGATGGCGAACTCAACGGGCCGGCTCAGGAGTTTGATAAAGAGGGTCGTTTGGTGTTCAACGGCCAGTACAAAGACAACATCCGATGTGGGGAATGCTGGGCATACTACCCT GATGGAGGCTGTGTGTTTGGGCAGGTGAACGAGGAGGGAGAGCTGACCGGTGAATCGTTAGCATATGTCTACCCTGATGGACGCACGGCTCTTTATGGAAGTTTTGTGGAGGGAGAACTCATCCAAGCTCGGCTTGCCACTCTCATGGTCACTCAGAATGGAAGACCGTCTTTTGAGGTCACACCCAATG GTGCTGTTTATACATACGACAAGTCCACGTCCACTTGTATTGCTACTCATGCTCTGCTGCCAGACCCTTACGAGAGCCAAAG GGTGTTTGTGGCAGACTCGTTGATTAAAGGCGCTGGACAAGGTCTGTTTGCCAAGACCGATGCTGAAGGAGACACCGTGGTGGCTTTTTATAATGGAATACGAATCACACACTCGGAG GTGGACAACCGAGATTGGGCCTTGAACTGCAACACAATCTCATTAGATGCGGACACTGTGATTGACGTACCTCAGCCATTTGATCAGACACAACGATATTGCGCCACTCTGGGTCACAAGGCAAACCACTCCTTTATCCCCAACTGCAAATATGACAT GTTTGTTCACCCCCGTTTTGGGTCCATCAAATGCATCCGAACAATCAAGGCTGTGCAGAAGGATGAGGAGCTGACCGTTGCCTATGGTTACGAACATGAGGCGACCCAGAAGAATGGCCCAGAGGCCCCTGACTGGTACAAGCAGGAGCTGCATGTGTTCCAACGTGGACAGGCAGCTTCGACAGCCTTTTGA
- the LOC144059688 gene encoding uncharacterized protein LOC144059688, giving the protein MDRYRYLIFNQKRVLVLGVLQVACAALCAICGFMDAVFRKDTPLSTTRTPVWGGMIMAWPGVLALFASQRKNAILVSVMVAAACLSCVASVFVLGYSSLTLTYGEEDKEVFHHHDSPKVTFVLHRMVKGANATALLSCGLSLLLSSLIAYAGCCSLPRCGCYDARTGLETLVPQCDPGNAEMVCTWQAEGDDRLFNSPAQSTNCGTTEEEHSSKLPPYSSLT; this is encoded by the exons ATGGACCGCTACAGGTACTTAATTTTTAACCAAAAGCGCGTCCTCGTCCTCGGTGTCCTCCAAGTGGCGTGCGCGGCTCTCTGTGCGATCTGCGGCTTCATGGATGCTGTTTTCCGCAAGGATACCCCGCTGAGCACAACCAGGACACCAGTGTGGGGTGGAATG atcatgGCTTGGCCAGGTGTTTTGGCTCTGTTTGCATCacaaaggaaaaatgcaatTCTG GTGAGTGTGATGGTGGCGGCAGCGTGCCTCTCTTGCGTGGCTTCTGTGTTTGTATTGGGCTATTCTTCTCTAACGCTCACTTATGGAGAAGAAGATAAGGAGGTCTTCCACCATCACGACAGTCCCAAAGTG ACGTTTGTACTCCATCGGATGGTGAAGGGTGCCAACGCCACCGCACTGCTGAGCTGCGGCCTCAGCTTGCTCCTGTCTTCTCTCATTGCTTACGCCGGTTGCTGTAGTCTACCCCGGTGTGGCTGCTATGACGCCCGAACTGGACTG GAGACACTGGTTCCACAGTGTGACCCAGGGAATGCTGAGATGGTGTGTACCTGGCAAG CTGAAGGTGACGACAGGCTCTTCAACTCTCCAGCTCAGTCCACCAACTGTGGAACTACAGAGGAAGAACATTCCTCTAAGTTGCCTCCATACAGCAGTCTGACCTAA